Proteins encoded in a region of the Mucispirillum schaedleri ASF457 genome:
- a CDS encoding efflux RND transporter permease subunit produces MIKFAVENPVKVLVGVCFLVIFGIQAFFNMPYRLIPSIEYPQISISTYWRGASPYEIEKEILERQERVLKTIPGVIDCESTARESSAYITLMFDKDVPVNDAILLVANKLNEVSGYPDNINQPTIRAANTDTVSVVDLMLLTDDTNKRSIDEYLSFFEETIKPYFDRIKGVADVSYWGGRARQIHIDVDPYRLSAYNITLSAIISALKQENVNISAGTIDFGAKDYRFRTIGEAKTPQDIRDIVVISSDNARIKLNDIAQVDYGFSKRNTIVSYGNTNALSVGIVAQAGANVLELTNDVDKVVENLNNGILKNNGLKFVKISDQKNYILQAVELVKSNIIVGGILAVIVLLIFLRSVRATLVIAVTIPICIIGTFLIMHMLGRSLNVISLAGIAFSVGMLIDNSIVVLENIDRHIALGGKKTINSVVKATKEVWGAILASTLTTIAVFLPIVFIKEEAGQLFGDIAIAVSAAVALSLAASITVIPVLSKILFSAGENKEKNIAVINIIKNKLAALHINENIKEKLIKYSPNNMIVYVGSFFVKYIVLISDKINSSFIIKLAFIVTVTGFSILSAYMLMPKMDYLPLGNKNMMESRFTPPPGISYNERKAMGDFIYRELKPYIESEKDGYPQIDSFVFIASSTYVALRATSKDEARVVELQPLLASVAARLPGITASTSQVPLFNIGRGSSNTFLMNVAGAMEYESLVNTVRLIQDRIMNEIPEVQLRLNPASNPVYPEVQIIPNREALKSAGITATELGISVDAYLDGRKIGEFKDSSIGTIDIMLQGERKSFDNPDEVYSILVNSGSGFPVPISSLAETKEVMGIERIRRYNYQRSFLFIITLPKGMVLEQLQDKINKKVLEPMREEGLLQGITVYTSGASSKLESAKNALSGNFLLAILITYLLMAALLNNFFYPFIIMFSVPLAASGGFIGLELVNKYVTAQSLDIITMLGFIMLIGSVVNNPILIVYQTLNNIKYGMSGSSAIHDALKTRIRPIFMSTATSLFGMLPLVLANGAGSELYRGMGSVILGGIALSTIFTLFLIPALLSLFLGRKKGLQ; encoded by the coding sequence ATGATTAAGTTTGCAGTTGAAAACCCAGTGAAAGTGCTGGTAGGAGTATGTTTTTTAGTAATATTTGGTATTCAGGCTTTTTTTAATATGCCATATCGTCTAATACCAAGCATTGAATATCCGCAGATTTCTATCAGCACATACTGGCGTGGTGCATCCCCTTATGAAATAGAAAAAGAAATACTTGAAAGGCAGGAACGAGTGCTTAAAACTATTCCCGGTGTAATAGACTGTGAAAGCACTGCACGGGAAAGTTCTGCTTATATTACATTAATGTTTGATAAAGATGTGCCTGTAAATGATGCAATACTTCTTGTTGCCAATAAATTAAATGAAGTTAGCGGATACCCTGATAATATAAACCAGCCTACAATAAGGGCTGCAAACACTGATACTGTTTCTGTTGTAGATTTAATGCTTTTAACAGATGATACAAATAAACGCTCTATTGATGAATATTTAAGTTTTTTTGAAGAAACAATTAAGCCTTATTTTGACAGAATAAAAGGTGTGGCAGATGTCAGCTACTGGGGTGGCAGAGCAAGGCAGATACATATTGATGTAGACCCATACAGGTTAAGTGCATATAATATTACTCTTTCAGCAATAATCAGTGCATTAAAACAGGAAAATGTAAACATTTCAGCCGGAACTATTGATTTTGGAGCAAAAGATTACAGGTTTCGCACAATAGGGGAAGCAAAAACTCCGCAGGATATTAGAGATATTGTAGTAATTTCAAGTGATAATGCAAGAATTAAGCTTAATGATATAGCACAGGTTGATTATGGATTTTCTAAAAGGAATACAATAGTAAGCTATGGCAATACAAATGCTTTAAGTGTGGGTATTGTTGCTCAGGCAGGGGCAAATGTATTAGAGCTTACAAACGATGTAGATAAAGTTGTAGAAAATTTAAATAACGGAATATTAAAAAATAACGGCTTAAAGTTTGTAAAAATATCTGACCAGAAAAATTATATTTTACAAGCTGTTGAATTAGTAAAATCTAATATTATTGTTGGTGGAATATTAGCTGTTATTGTGCTTTTAATATTTTTACGAAGTGTTCGTGCAACATTAGTTATTGCTGTTACCATTCCAATATGTATTATTGGAACATTTTTAATAATGCATATGCTTGGCAGGTCATTAAATGTAATAAGCCTTGCAGGTATTGCATTTTCTGTTGGTATGTTAATAGACAACTCTATTGTTGTGCTTGAAAATATTGACAGGCACATAGCTTTAGGCGGCAAAAAAACGATTAATTCAGTAGTAAAAGCCACAAAAGAAGTATGGGGTGCAATTTTAGCATCTACTCTTACAACAATAGCAGTATTTCTTCCTATTGTTTTTATAAAAGAAGAAGCAGGGCAGCTTTTTGGAGATATTGCAATAGCAGTTAGTGCAGCTGTTGCTTTAAGCCTTGCTGCATCTATTACAGTTATCCCTGTATTATCAAAAATACTATTTTCAGCAGGTGAAAATAAAGAGAAAAATATAGCAGTGATAAACATAATAAAAAATAAATTAGCTGCACTGCATATAAATGAAAATATAAAAGAAAAGTTAATAAAATACAGTCCAAATAATATGATTGTTTATGTTGGAAGTTTTTTTGTAAAATATATAGTTTTAATATCTGATAAGATTAATTCAAGTTTTATTATAAAATTAGCTTTTATTGTTACAGTAACAGGGTTTTCCATATTAAGTGCTTATATGCTTATGCCTAAAATGGACTATCTGCCACTTGGCAATAAAAATATGATGGAATCGCGGTTTACTCCACCACCGGGTATTTCATACAATGAAAGAAAAGCTATGGGCGATTTTATTTACAGAGAATTAAAGCCATATATAGAAAGTGAAAAAGACGGCTATCCGCAGATAGACAGCTTCGTATTTATTGCAAGTTCTACTTATGTGGCACTTCGTGCAACAAGTAAAGATGAAGCAAGAGTTGTGGAATTACAGCCATTACTAGCATCTGTTGCAGCAAGGCTTCCGGGTATTACGGCATCTACTTCGCAAGTGCCATTATTTAATATTGGCAGAGGTTCAAGCAATACATTTTTAATGAATGTGGCAGGAGCTATGGAGTATGAGAGCCTTGTAAATACAGTCCGCCTTATTCAAGACAGAATAATGAATGAAATACCAGAAGTGCAGCTGCGGTTAAACCCTGCATCAAATCCTGTATATCCAGAAGTGCAGATTATACCAAACCGTGAAGCATTAAAATCTGCAGGTATTACTGCCACAGAGCTTGGTATATCTGTAGATGCTTATTTAGATGGCAGAAAAATTGGAGAGTTTAAAGATTCATCTATTGGAACAATAGATATTATGCTGCAGGGGGAAAGAAAGAGTTTTGATAATCCAGATGAAGTATATTCTATATTAGTAAATTCTGGCTCAGGGTTTCCAGTTCCAATATCCAGCCTTGCAGAAACAAAGGAAGTAATGGGTATAGAAAGAATAAGAAGATATAACTATCAGCGTTCATTTTTGTTTATTATCACACTTCCAAAAGGTATGGTATTAGAGCAGCTGCAGGATAAAATAAATAAAAAAGTGCTAGAGCCTATGAGAGAAGAAGGACTTTTACAGGGTATTACAGTTTATACAAGCGGAGCATCATCAAAACTTGAAAGTGCTAAAAATGCTCTTTCTGGAAACTTTCTGCTTGCAATACTTATTACATATCTTTTAATGGCAGCACTGCTGAACAATTTCTTTTATCCGTTTATTATTATGTTTTCTGTGCCTCTTGCAGCATCAGGCGGGTTTATTGGGCTTGAGTTGGTAAATAAATATGTAACGGCACAGTCGCTTGATATTATTACTATGCTTGGGTTTATTATGCTGATAGGCTCAGTTGTAAATAACCCTATATTAATAGTTTATCAGACTTTAAATAATATAAAATATGGTATGAGTGGAAGCAGTGCAATCCATGATGCTTTAAAAACACGGATTAGACCTATATTTATGAGCACAGCCACATCTCTTTTTGGTATGCTGCCGCTTGTTTTAGCAAATGGGGCAGGCAGTGAGCTTTATCGTGGTATGGGAAGTGTTATATTAGGTGGTATAGCTTTATCTACTATATTTACACTGTTTTTAATACCTGCATTATTATCACTGTTTTTAGGCAGAAAAAAAGGCTTGCAGTAA
- a CDS encoding LTA synthase family protein: MNNKILKTYIQIITFFAYLLIIFGLCRIGFIINSGILNSAITGAYGSNSLPVSDIGQTLFAGFRYDGRLAAPAAFIFAALYILFSFIKSAKTPVIMIFTSIISYIIIIASFVNDTYYSIFNDTFNIIMLGVIYDDQSAIFHTALNSDYNALPKIAASVILTAIAVFIYSKIYKKIENIKSSISIKKTVLLGILISYILILAASSTFNLKGGDLSYIVKLPENNFLKKAAPGALHDLDRVYRAYKDIKGESFEKYAGGKTIQQVMQIYFEDEYTNQDNISSVMEQEVLYNGKSNAKHIFLIIMESLSDYHLSEEFINGGGIGSELAALANSKDGLKVPVFIQNGYGTIETMDMMITGLYGTYFPVSEMTGKIPCFDSSTGRIFKDLGYDTNFFYFGSSAWRKIGSYTTSQGFNKSYGMENIHNKQKSTWGIYDNEGFDFILESLDKHHDKPTFNMILSASNHPPYDIDTKKYYNIDTEKIRNFLDTNYPKEKRFQGITPEILTVTEYSIKSAADFIKKTYESYPDSIFFITGDHFDRSYPDPDRKIFTSTSIPLIIYGSGVHKYKLKYTAGSHKDIVPTILNMTAHAGYKFHSFGQSLVTDDINENIDKERIAIGAQSIANGRYIFNGGGKLEYFNNEKENENDINTAKIYWNKKKAGEAISWYIVNKGYNIPK; encoded by the coding sequence ATGAATAATAAAATTCTTAAAACATATATTCAAATCATTACATTTTTTGCATACCTTTTAATAATATTTGGACTATGCAGAATAGGTTTTATTATAAACTCTGGTATATTAAATTCTGCAATTACTGGAGCTTATGGCTCAAATTCACTGCCTGTTTCTGATATAGGGCAAACACTGTTTGCAGGGTTTCGTTATGACGGCAGGCTTGCTGCACCTGCTGCTTTTATTTTTGCCGCATTATATATTCTTTTTTCATTTATAAAATCAGCAAAAACACCTGTTATTATGATATTTACATCAATAATCTCATATATTATTATAATTGCATCCTTTGTAAATGACACTTATTACAGCATTTTTAATGATACATTTAATATTATAATGCTTGGCGTTATATATGATGACCAGTCTGCAATATTTCATACTGCACTAAATAGTGATTATAATGCACTGCCAAAAATTGCAGCATCTGTGATTTTAACTGCCATTGCTGTATTTATTTACAGTAAAATATATAAAAAAATTGAAAATATAAAAAGCTCTATCTCTATTAAAAAAACTGTGCTATTAGGGATTTTAATAAGTTATATTTTAATACTTGCAGCATCTTCAACATTTAATCTTAAAGGCGGCGATTTAAGCTATATTGTAAAACTTCCAGAAAATAATTTCCTGAAAAAAGCAGCTCCCGGTGCACTGCATGATTTAGACAGAGTATATAGAGCTTATAAAGATATAAAAGGTGAAAGTTTTGAAAAATATGCAGGCGGCAAAACTATACAGCAGGTTATGCAGATATATTTTGAAGATGAATATACAAATCAAGATAATATCAGCAGTGTAATGGAACAGGAAGTTTTGTATAATGGTAAAAGTAATGCTAAACACATATTTTTAATAATTATGGAATCACTTTCAGATTATCATTTATCAGAAGAATTTATAAACGGGGGGGGGATTGGAAGTGAGTTAGCTGCACTTGCAAATTCAAAAGATGGCTTAAAAGTCCCAGTATTTATCCAAAACGGATATGGCACAATAGAAACAATGGATATGATGATTACAGGGCTTTACGGCACATATTTCCCAGTAAGCGAAATGACTGGGAAAATACCATGTTTTGATTCTTCTACTGGCAGAATTTTTAAAGATTTAGGGTATGATACAAACTTTTTTTACTTTGGAAGCTCCGCATGGCGAAAAATAGGCTCATACACTACATCACAGGGCTTTAATAAAAGCTACGGTATGGAAAATATACATAATAAACAGAAAAGCACATGGGGTATATATGATAATGAAGGGTTTGACTTTATACTTGAAAGCCTTGATAAACACCATGATAAACCAACATTTAATATGATACTTTCTGCATCAAACCACCCGCCTTATGATATAGATACAAAAAAATACTATAATATTGATACAGAAAAAATCAGAAATTTTCTTGATACTAATTATCCAAAAGAAAAAAGGTTTCAAGGAATAACACCTGAAATTTTAACAGTAACAGAATATTCTATTAAAAGTGCAGCTGATTTTATTAAGAAAACTTATGAATCATACCCTGACAGTATTTTCTTTATTACTGGCGACCATTTTGACAGAAGCTATCCAGACCCTGATAGAAAAATATTTACATCTACATCTATACCTTTAATAATATATGGCAGTGGGGTGCATAAATATAAGCTAAAATATACAGCCGGAAGCCATAAAGACATTGTGCCTACTATTTTAAATATGACAGCTCATGCAGGCTATAAATTCCATTCATTTGGACAAAGCCTTGTAACTGATGATATAAATGAAAATATAGATAAAGAAAGAATTGCTATTGGTGCCCAGTCTATTGCAAATGGAAGATATATCTTTAATGGGGGGGGGAAACTTGAATATTTTAACAACGAAAAAGAAAATGAAAATGATATAAATACTGCTAAAATATATTGGAATAAAAAGAAAGCAGGTGAAGCTATAAGCTGGTATATAGTTAATAAAGGCTATAATATACCAAAATAA
- a CDS encoding Do family serine endopeptidase — protein sequence MKKLFLAAMLILAFTVNAFAIPSSFSPVVKKAAPSVVNISTTKTVTRQIDPFFQDFFGGMFGGTHPFGFGNSGLQKYKSTALGSGFIIDRDGYIVTNNHVIEGAEEIIIKFQDDREFKAEIIGTDPLTDLALLKIDTKGANITPILLGNSDTAEIGDWVVAIGNPLGLGGTVTAGILSAKGRVLGDGPYDNFIQTDVSINPGNSGGPLVNMDGEVIGINTAIIQSAQGLGFAVPVNMLKNILPKLKKDGKVYRGWVGIVMQPLDEQLAASFGLSDTKGVLIADVTKGEPGDKAGLKAGDVIVAVDGRQAQTSRELAGIIGSKSPNERVVLTIIRDGKRQNITVRLGERPSNNQTAANYYNVKPKQRAGDIVVKDIDAQQARKLGISNGVIITSLNEDTQAYKKGLREGHVIVLLNNKAVNNENDFYRIYDKIKKGDLMAVKVVLPNGSNFIAFAKSE from the coding sequence ATGAAAAAATTATTTTTAGCAGCAATGCTTATTTTAGCTTTTACGGTAAATGCTTTTGCAATACCTTCTAGTTTTTCGCCTGTTGTAAAAAAAGCAGCTCCTAGTGTTGTAAATATAAGCACAACAAAAACTGTTACTCGCCAGATAGACCCATTTTTTCAGGATTTTTTTGGCGGTATGTTTGGTGGAACTCATCCATTTGGCTTTGGAAACAGTGGTCTGCAGAAATATAAATCTACTGCATTAGGCTCAGGGTTTATTATTGATAGAGATGGTTATATAGTTACAAATAACCATGTAATTGAAGGGGCAGAAGAAATTATTATTAAATTTCAAGATGATAGAGAGTTTAAAGCAGAAATTATTGGAACAGACCCGCTTACAGATTTAGCACTTTTAAAAATTGATACAAAAGGTGCAAATATTACGCCTATTTTATTAGGCAATTCAGATACAGCAGAAATTGGCGACTGGGTTGTGGCAATAGGTAACCCGCTTGGTCTTGGCGGCACAGTAACAGCAGGTATATTATCAGCAAAAGGCAGAGTGTTAGGTGATGGACCATACGATAACTTTATACAAACAGATGTTTCTATTAATCCCGGAAACTCTGGCGGTCCGCTTGTCAATATGGACGGGGAAGTAATAGGTATTAATACTGCAATTATCCAGTCAGCTCAAGGGCTTGGGTTTGCTGTGCCTGTAAATATGCTTAAAAATATACTGCCAAAATTGAAGAAAGATGGCAAGGTATATAGGGGCTGGGTAGGTATAGTTATGCAGCCACTTGATGAACAGCTTGCAGCATCATTTGGTTTATCTGATACAAAAGGTGTATTGATTGCAGATGTTACAAAAGGTGAGCCGGGAGATAAAGCCGGGCTTAAAGCAGGAGATGTTATTGTTGCAGTTGATGGCAGGCAGGCACAAACATCAAGAGAGCTTGCAGGTATTATTGGCTCAAAAAGTCCAAATGAAAGAGTTGTTTTAACAATTATCCGTGATGGAAAAAGGCAGAATATTACTGTAAGATTAGGAGAAAGACCAAGCAATAACCAAACAGCAGCAAATTATTATAATGTTAAGCCAAAACAAAGAGCTGGCGATATTGTTGTAAAAGATATAGATGCACAGCAGGCTAGAAAGTTAGGCATATCTAATGGGGTCATTATTACAAGCCTTAATGAAGATACTCAGGCATATAAAAAAGGTTTAAGAGAAGGTCATGTAATTGTTCTTTTAAACAACAAGGCTGTAAATAATGAAAACGATTTTTACAGAATTTATGATAAAATAAAAAAAGGTGATTTAATGGCAGTAAAAGTTGTGCTGCCTAACGGTTCAAACTTTATAGCATTTGCAAAATCAGAGTAA
- a CDS encoding efflux RND transporter periplasmic adaptor subunit, giving the protein MFRSSLIIILVLFIIPFTVSAQKQPSGISSSKERVVLVTVEKVSEGMSFPTMMITGSAYFSESSEVAAESAGKVLKVYVNEGDAVEIGQPLASLDDSLLSYSVSSAEASTKQAKSNLDKALRDFNRNKALYNQHSISQQKYQDSLTDYTNAQSMYISSLSQQKQLETQKDKMVIKSPLKGVVISKNVEVGEWVNSGGVVAGVATLTYEAKVYIPETVLPYIKAGQSVTVKTSRKEYTGKVLSINSKGDPATRLFLTRIDLGQDPDLKEGVLVIALIPSGSKIHSLLVPRDAVVERNSVKGVFKVSEDERVRFIPVKIIGYNGGYAAVSSVTEGSLKKDDQIVLDGNNAVNNGVKIKITSKIG; this is encoded by the coding sequence ATGTTTCGCAGCTCGTTAATCATAATATTAGTATTATTTATTATTCCTTTTACAGTATCAGCACAAAAACAACCATCAGGCATATCATCTAGTAAAGAGCGTGTAGTATTAGTAACAGTAGAGAAAGTGTCAGAAGGGATGAGCTTTCCAACAATGATGATAACGGGTTCAGCCTATTTTAGTGAAAGCTCAGAAGTAGCAGCAGAAAGTGCAGGCAAAGTATTAAAAGTATATGTAAATGAAGGCGATGCAGTAGAGATAGGTCAGCCACTTGCAAGTTTAGATGACAGTTTATTAAGTTACAGTGTATCAAGTGCAGAAGCATCCACTAAGCAGGCAAAATCTAATTTAGATAAAGCATTAAGGGACTTTAACCGCAATAAAGCCTTATATAACCAGCATTCCATATCTCAGCAGAAATATCAAGACTCATTAACAGATTACACAAATGCACAAAGTATGTATATATCATCCTTGTCACAGCAGAAGCAGTTAGAGACTCAGAAAGATAAAATGGTAATCAAATCCCCGTTAAAAGGAGTAGTGATTAGTAAGAATGTGGAAGTTGGCGAATGGGTTAATTCTGGCGGAGTAGTAGCAGGAGTAGCTACCTTGACTTATGAAGCAAAAGTCTATATTCCAGAAACAGTGCTTCCCTATATTAAAGCTGGTCAGTCAGTAACAGTTAAGACAAGCCGTAAAGAATATACTGGCAAAGTGTTATCTATCAATTCCAAAGGTGACCCAGCCACTAGATTATTTTTAACAAGGATAGATTTAGGTCAAGACCCAGATTTAAAAGAAGGAGTTCTTGTAATCGCCTTAATCCCATCAGGCAGTAAAATCCATTCCTTATTAGTTCCGCGAGATGCTGTTGTAGAGCGAAACAGTGTTAAGGGAGTATTTAAAGTATCAGAAGATGAGCGAGTAAGATTTATCCCAGTAAAAATAATAGGCTATAACGGTGGCTATGCAGCAGTAAGCTCTGTAACAGAAGGCTCATTAAAGAAAGATGACCAGATAGTATTAGACGGCAATAATGCAGTAAATAATGGTGTAAAAATTAAAATAACTTCTAAAATAGGATAA
- the gdhA gene encoding NADP-specific glutamate dehydrogenase, whose product MSTIMNEKIESIYRQIVNRNPGEVEFHQAVREVLETLGLVLDKHPEYMEQKLIERICEPERQIIFRVPWIDDKGEIHINRGFRVQFSSVMGPYKGGLRFHPSVYLGIIKFLGFEQIFKNALTGMPIGGAKGGSDFNPKGKSDAEIMRFCQSFMTELHKYIGEYTDVPAGDIGVGGREIGYLFGQYKRLTGRFESGVITGKGMAYGGSLVRKEATGYGLVYFTELMLQTRKKSFDGKTVVVSGAGNVAIYAMEKVQQLGGKVIACSDSNGYIYDADGIKLDTIKQIKEVEYKRLKEYIKYHPNAEYKENGSIWDIPCDIAMPCATQNELNEKHAEKLIKNGCFCVTEGANMPSTPRAIHLFQSSNVLYAPGKATNAGGVATSALEMQQNACRDTWKFDYTDARLQTIMRDIHKTCFETAEEYGFKGNYLMGANIAGFTRVADAMIPLGLI is encoded by the coding sequence ATGTCAACAATAATGAATGAAAAAATAGAATCTATCTATCGGCAGATTGTCAACAGAAATCCCGGAGAAGTTGAATTTCATCAAGCTGTTAGAGAAGTTTTAGAAACTCTTGGTTTAGTTTTAGATAAACATCCAGAATATATGGAGCAAAAACTTATAGAAAGAATATGTGAACCTGAAAGGCAGATAATTTTCAGAGTTCCTTGGATAGATGATAAAGGTGAAATACATATTAACAGAGGGTTTCGTGTTCAATTTTCAAGTGTAATGGGTCCTTATAAAGGCGGTCTTCGTTTTCACCCTTCAGTATATCTTGGTATTATTAAATTTTTAGGTTTTGAGCAGATATTTAAAAATGCACTTACTGGTATGCCAATAGGTGGTGCAAAAGGCGGCTCAGATTTTAATCCAAAAGGTAAATCAGATGCAGAAATTATGCGTTTCTGCCAAAGTTTTATGACAGAACTCCATAAATATATTGGTGAATATACAGATGTTCCCGCAGGGGATATTGGTGTTGGCGGTAGAGAAATAGGCTATCTTTTCGGGCAGTATAAAAGATTAACCGGCAGATTTGAATCAGGTGTTATTACTGGTAAAGGCATGGCTTATGGCGGCTCTCTCGTCCGTAAAGAAGCCACAGGATATGGGCTTGTTTATTTTACTGAGCTTATGCTGCAGACTAGAAAAAAATCTTTTGATGGCAAAACAGTTGTGGTTTCTGGTGCAGGTAATGTGGCAATATATGCTATGGAAAAAGTGCAGCAGTTAGGCGGTAAAGTTATTGCATGTTCTGACTCAAACGGCTATATATATGATGCTGATGGTATCAAATTAGATACTATTAAACAAATAAAAGAAGTAGAATATAAACGCCTTAAAGAATATATTAAATATCACCCAAATGCAGAATATAAAGAAAATGGCTCTATATGGGATATTCCTTGTGATATTGCAATGCCTTGTGCTACACAAAATGAATTAAATGAAAAACATGCAGAAAAATTAATAAAAAATGGCTGTTTCTGTGTAACAGAAGGTGCAAATATGCCAAGCACTCCTAGAGCTATCCATCTTTTTCAGTCATCTAATGTGCTTTATGCTCCCGGCAAAGCAACTAATGCAGGTGGTGTTGCAACATCTGCTCTTGAAATGCAGCAAAATGCATGCAGAGATACTTGGAAATTTGATTATACTGATGCAAGGCTTCAAACAATTATGCGTGATATTCATAAAACATGCTTTGAAACAGCTGAAGAATATGGATTTAAAGGAAACTATCTAATGGGTGCAAATATTGCAGGCTTTACTCGTGTTGCTGATGCGATGATACCACTCGGGCTGATATAA
- a CDS encoding RNA polymerase sigma factor, translating into MSDAQVIEQVLNGDTGAFEILILKYQSQIFYSALNIVKNKEYAEDICQDAFLKAYQKLDTLMDKEHFYPWLKRIAVNLALNHYERDKRIVDMEDEESEVDYFDRLTTGECPEDYIIKDELKKYVKFFVDGLPDKFRNIIILREVEDLSYEEIAEMLNISLGTVRSRLFNARQIIKERLIKQGLIDNAFAEAK; encoded by the coding sequence ATGAGTGATGCACAGGTTATTGAACAAGTTTTAAATGGCGATACAGGTGCCTTTGAAATTTTAATATTAAAATATCAGTCGCAGATATTTTATTCTGCTTTAAATATAGTAAAAAATAAAGAATATGCAGAAGATATTTGTCAGGATGCTTTTTTAAAAGCATATCAAAAACTTGATACTTTAATGGATAAAGAGCATTTTTATCCATGGTTAAAACGCATAGCAGTTAATCTTGCCCTTAACCACTATGAAAGAGATAAAAGAATAGTGGATATGGAAGATGAAGAAAGTGAAGTGGATTATTTTGACAGGTTGACAACTGGCGAATGTCCTGAAGACTATATTATTAAAGATGAGCTTAAAAAATATGTTAAATTTTTTGTAGACGGTCTGCCTGACAAATTTCGCAATATTATCATTTTACGCGAAGTAGAAGATTTAAGTTATGAAGAAATAGCAGAGATGTTAAATATATCTTTAGGTACTGTTAGAAGCAGGCTTTTTAATGCAAGGCAGATAATAAAAGAAAGACTTATTAAACAAGGTCTTATAGACAACGCTTTTGCAGAAGCTAAATGA
- a CDS encoding nitroreductase family protein encodes MQIVNSLKNRRTYYNIKKELPVSIEKVIEMVEEITELVPDAFNMKSSRVFIVYGEMQNKLWDKIYDTFGGKVPREKIDSFLAGYGTILYFYDGKLVSDMQNKFPAYAANFPVWANQASGMLQFAVWSGLRELEIGASLQHYNPVIDKAVKEMFNIPEEYVLVAEMPFGAIEKEPAQKEKEDIKQRVQVIS; translated from the coding sequence ATGCAGATAGTTAATTCATTAAAAAATCGCAGAACATATTATAATATTAAGAAAGAACTGCCAGTATCCATTGAAAAAGTTATAGAAATGGTAGAAGAGATAACAGAGCTTGTGCCTGATGCTTTTAATATGAAAAGCAGCCGTGTATTTATTGTATATGGGGAAATGCAGAATAAATTATGGGATAAAATATATGATACTTTTGGTGGAAAAGTGCCAAGAGAGAAGATTGATAGTTTCCTTGCAGGATATGGGACTATTCTATATTTTTATGATGGTAAGCTGGTATCTGATATGCAGAATAAATTTCCAGCTTATGCTGCAAATTTTCCAGTGTGGGCAAATCAAGCAAGTGGTATGCTGCAGTTTGCTGTTTGGAGCGGTTTAAGAGAGCTTGAAATAGGTGCGTCCCTGCAGCATTATAATCCAGTAATAGATAAAGCCGTTAAAGAAATGTTTAATATTCCTGAAGAATATGTGCTTGTTGCAGAAATGCCATTTGGTGCTATTGAAAAAGAGCCTGCACAAAAGGAAAAAGAAGATATTAAACAAAGAGTTCAAGTGATTTCTTAA
- a CDS encoding anti-sigma factor family protein, with the protein MKKECVDIRPLLYAYIDNELAGEQSSIVTSHISECESCKAQLASMYRVRDMVKSVYAPKEDIDLSKKIMANIKFNNKYGKIQTTKIKENMEEKTVNINNKAKQSLPKIVAGKVLYIAVAAAAVIFAIAATVTYFEKSNPVSVEMANQTYDKFEDYVLEHYTNSYAGPSAQASVISVNFEK; encoded by the coding sequence ATGAAAAAAGAATGTGTAGATATTAGACCTCTTTTATATGCTTATATTGATAATGAACTTGCAGGTGAGCAAAGCAGTATTGTTACAAGTCATATTTCTGAATGTGAAAGCTGTAAAGCACAACTTGCGTCAATGTATAGAGTGCGTGATATGGTAAAATCAGTTTATGCACCAAAAGAAGATATTGATTTATCTAAAAAAATTATGGCAAATATTAAATTTAATAATAAATATGGTAAAATACAAACTACTAAAATAAAAGAGAATATGGAAGAAAAAACTGTCAATATAAATAATAAAGCAAAGCAGTCTTTGCCAAAAATAGTTGCTGGTAAAGTGCTTTATATTGCAGTTGCAGCTGCTGCTGTAATATTTGCTATTGCTGCAACTGTTACATATTTTGAAAAATCTAACCCTGTGTCTGTTGAAATGGCAAACCAAACTTATGATAAATTTGAAGATTATGTTTTAGAGCATTATACAAACTCTTATGCAGGTCCGTCGGCTCAGGCATCAGTGATTTCGGTAAATTTTGAAAAATGA